A genomic window from Periweissella cryptocerci includes:
- a CDS encoding peptidase domain-containing ABC transporter, with product MKVVLQNNNQDCLLACYSMILSFYGANVPIYQLYDQDLIPPDGLSVEFLKKLNTKYGLKMGAYKGGMDKIILVFRRLNAPFIIQWEDNHFVVVENIQKKCVSIVDPNYGRRKVSYGDFEKGYSGYVILLKNTSNFIKRQKINEFYPYLLNAFKGKNSIQYLISLGLIQLSTIGFSILIKQILSNQFPIISIIAMVLALCLGRFIGYLFERTAQINTNYKFEEKVTTKLFEGIFSRPLMYFRNNTPGAVLEKMNLRTSIRDSMLFNIIPAMINFLSVFVLFGYLILISPQLSLVALIVTFLYGVVNILIYKRRIASNSEYIQNLINLSETMQEDLVSIDQIKAQNFENKSVQRWKNSSWNTQVAYNGLLKIDSFANFFSQFFTFVNVTLLITFGMYLVSKNSLTIADLVLFQTGVTMFMGATSQVQAALFDLSNIDVYGNKLADMFEKVKAKSDSFITDSDTKSEVAIQVRNVSYDYPGTRDNILQNITFDINKGEKIAIVGASGAGKSTLLLILLGLLPVEGIVEYGDKNFRKNLGVVLQNMTMSKGTVLDNLIDNEITQESFDDVNAVLRDVNIFDAVNKLPKKLDSQLFQQGKNLSGGQVQRLLIARSLLNQSSLVFWDEAFSSLDNQNRKYLYEHVLRNDYYSNKTIVMISHHMDVTDFVDKIIYVNQRTHQVEVGTKEMLLQSSKDYRNFISNLEGSEKYA from the coding sequence TTGAAAGTTGTATTACAAAATAATAATCAAGACTGCTTATTAGCTTGCTATTCTATGATTTTGTCATTTTATGGGGCAAATGTACCTATTTATCAATTATATGATCAAGATTTAATCCCGCCGGATGGATTATCGGTTGAATTTCTAAAAAAATTAAACACGAAATACGGTTTGAAAATGGGAGCATATAAAGGAGGGATGGATAAAATAATTTTGGTGTTTCGTCGCCTTAATGCCCCGTTCATTATTCAGTGGGAAGATAATCACTTTGTAGTGGTAGAAAACATACAAAAAAAATGTGTTTCGATTGTTGATCCGAATTATGGACGTCGAAAGGTTTCATACGGCGATTTTGAGAAGGGGTACAGCGGATACGTTATATTATTAAAAAACACGAGTAACTTTATTAAGCGGCAAAAAATAAATGAGTTTTATCCATATTTACTAAATGCATTTAAGGGTAAGAATTCAATTCAGTATTTAATTTCGTTAGGGTTGATACAATTAAGTACTATTGGATTTTCAATTTTAATAAAACAGATATTAAGTAATCAGTTTCCAATTATTTCAATCATTGCGATGGTGTTAGCTCTTTGTCTAGGTCGCTTTATTGGATATCTGTTTGAACGGACTGCGCAAATCAATACCAATTATAAGTTTGAGGAGAAAGTAACCACTAAGCTTTTTGAGGGGATATTTAGCCGACCATTGATGTACTTCAGGAATAATACTCCCGGAGCCGTGTTGGAAAAAATGAATTTACGTACATCAATTCGTGACAGTATGTTGTTTAATATAATCCCGGCAATGATTAACTTTTTGTCAGTGTTTGTACTGTTTGGATATTTGATTCTTATTTCGCCTCAACTATCGTTGGTAGCATTAATAGTTACATTTTTATATGGGGTGGTGAATATTCTTATATACAAGAGACGTATTGCGTCTAATTCTGAATATATTCAAAACTTAATTAATTTATCGGAAACCATGCAAGAAGACTTGGTATCAATTGATCAAATAAAAGCTCAAAATTTTGAGAATAAAAGTGTTCAACGTTGGAAAAACAGTAGTTGGAATACGCAAGTAGCATATAACGGCTTATTAAAAATTGATTCATTTGCCAATTTTTTTAGTCAATTTTTTACTTTTGTAAATGTAACATTATTAATCACTTTTGGAATGTACCTAGTTTCCAAGAATAGCTTAACGATTGCTGATTTAGTGCTTTTTCAAACGGGCGTAACTATGTTTATGGGGGCAACGTCTCAAGTCCAAGCTGCATTGTTCGACTTATCAAATATAGATGTTTATGGTAACAAACTAGCTGACATGTTTGAAAAAGTAAAAGCAAAGTCAGATAGTTTCATTACTGATTCTGATACAAAATCTGAAGTAGCAATTCAGGTTAGAAATGTAAGCTATGATTATCCTGGAACGAGAGATAATATTTTACAAAATATTACATTCGATATTAATAAAGGTGAAAAAATTGCGATTGTTGGAGCTTCTGGTGCGGGTAAAAGTACGCTGTTGTTAATTCTTTTGGGGTTACTACCCGTAGAGGGGATAGTTGAATACGGAGATAAAAATTTCAGAAAAAATCTCGGTGTAGTACTACAAAATATGACTATGAGCAAAGGGACGGTTCTTGATAACTTAATTGATAATGAAATCACGCAAGAGAGTTTTGATGATGTTAATGCAGTATTGCGTGATGTAAATATTTTTGATGCTGTTAACAAATTACCCAAGAAGTTAGACTCACAGTTATTTCAACAGGGAAAAAATTTGTCAGGTGGTCAAGTACAACGATTGTTGATTGCGCGCTCTTTGTTGAATCAGTCAAGTCTAGTTTTTTGGGATGAAGCTTTCAGCAGCTTAGATAATCAAAATAGAAAATACCTGTATGAACATGTTCTGCGTAATGACTATTATTCGAATAAAACCATTGTGATGATAAGCCATCACATGGATGTTACTGATTTTGTAGACAAAATTATTTATGTAAATCAACGGACACACCAGGTTGAAGTAGGAACGAAGGAAATGCTTCTACAAAGTTCTAAAGATTATCGAAACTTTATATCCAATTTAGAAGGAAGTGAAAAATATGCATAA
- a CDS encoding ABC transporter ATP-binding protein: protein MHNVIEIDGLTKSYGGKKVLNNLSIVVQQGDIYGFLGPNGAGKSTTMKAILRLIQTNAGEIKVFDGEDISLSNEYLRDVGALIEEPSFYPNLSGYENLEIVQKLAHLPKENITEALKIVGLNDNAKKLAKNYSLGMKQRLGIALALVKFPKLLILDEPTNGLDPDGVREIRETIKSLPAKYGMTVMISSHILSEVDKMANRIGIIQNGTLKFQGALDELKAADCLEIKVDNLEKGYELLDQGGFDVKREDDAIISSNIERGNVIDMNSLLVSEGVGVYGLNVHHESLEEVFLKLTKEA, encoded by the coding sequence ATGCATAATGTAATTGAAATTGATGGTTTAACCAAATCGTACGGTGGGAAAAAAGTATTGAATAATTTGAGCATCGTCGTCCAACAAGGGGATATTTATGGCTTTTTAGGTCCGAATGGCGCAGGAAAATCTACAACAATGAAAGCAATATTGCGATTGATTCAAACTAATGCGGGGGAGATTAAAGTATTCGATGGCGAAGATATTAGTTTGTCAAATGAATACTTACGTGACGTAGGTGCGCTTATTGAAGAACCGTCATTCTATCCTAATTTATCGGGTTACGAAAATCTCGAGATTGTTCAAAAACTTGCTCATTTACCAAAAGAGAATATAACAGAAGCTTTAAAGATTGTTGGGTTGAATGATAATGCTAAAAAATTAGCGAAGAATTATTCGCTTGGAATGAAGCAACGGTTAGGAATTGCGTTAGCATTGGTTAAATTTCCTAAGTTATTGATATTGGATGAGCCAACTAATGGTTTGGATCCTGACGGAGTTCGTGAAATTCGAGAAACAATTAAGTCATTACCAGCAAAGTACGGAATGACGGTGATGATATCAAGTCACATTTTATCCGAGGTTGATAAAATGGCAAATCGCATAGGTATCATCCAGAATGGAACCTTAAAATTCCAGGGGGCATTGGATGAATTAAAGGCAGCCGATTGTTTGGAAATTAAAGTCGATAATTTAGAAAAAGGTTATGAACTACTAGATCAAGGTGGTTTTGATGTAAAGCGGGAAGATGATGCGATTATCTCATCAAATATTGAGCGAGGTAATGTAATCGATATGAATAGTTTATTAGTCTCAGAGGGGGTTGGTGTTTACGGTCTGAACGTGCACCATGAATCACTGGAAGAGGTCTTTTTAAAATTGACGAAAGAGGCGTAG
- a CDS encoding ABC transporter permease yields the protein MKYLQLEFFKMKRQHMFIPLIVIFLVNCLWFFMAIMKTANMTQRTFSFNQEYVLMEFMVVNGVFMPLFLSILASRLSAPEHENRMFNVLTINNENRQKLFNAKAAVGLIVILVSIALQYVLLKKIAEVYHISFNGHLLGITLFSLCLASFTMYVFQLLLSFFLKKQAIGITIGLVGTFMSLVTSGMISDRVTRLLPIQYIGLLTPVRMVGRLLVIKPDIFVNLVVVCLVGFALFVIAQVKSRRTMRG from the coding sequence ATGAAGTATTTACAGTTAGAATTTTTTAAAATGAAGCGCCAACACATGTTCATTCCGTTAATAGTTATTTTTCTAGTTAATTGTTTATGGTTTTTTATGGCCATCATGAAGACTGCAAATATGACTCAGCGTACTTTTTCATTTAATCAGGAATATGTATTGATGGAATTTATGGTTGTAAACGGAGTATTTATGCCGTTATTTCTATCGATTCTGGCTTCACGATTATCTGCCCCAGAACATGAAAATAGAATGTTTAATGTACTAACTATTAATAATGAAAATAGGCAAAAATTATTTAACGCGAAAGCAGCAGTGGGATTAATTGTTATTTTAGTAAGTATTGCTTTGCAATATGTGCTTTTGAAAAAAATAGCTGAAGTGTATCATATTTCATTCAACGGCCATTTGCTGGGTATTACGTTATTTTCTCTCTGCCTAGCATCATTTACGATGTATGTGTTCCAATTATTGCTTTCGTTCTTTTTAAAAAAACAAGCAATCGGTATTACTATTGGGTTAGTAGGAACCTTCATGTCGTTAGTTACCAGTGGGATGATTTCAGATAGGGTTACACGACTACTCCCAATTCAATATATCGGACTGCTCACGCCCGTTCGAATGGTTGGGAGACTGTTGGTTATTAAGCCAGATATATTTGTTAATTTAGTTGTTGTGTGCCTCGTTGGTTTTGCATTATTTGTAATAGCGCAAGTTAAATCAAGAAGAACTATGAGAGGATAA
- a CDS encoding ABC transporter permease produces the protein MLELIRIEAKKMKHSFSMGMLLIGEVVGLLFGTILYVMNAGVFKAEHSQWLALWSEGTVFSSQIFIPLFTAIVVALICKVDIDNKNFERMAQLPLKPLKIIIAKFCYLSLITLVAQIIFLVLFVVIGAVLRFPWMHNVSQFIRWTFMGWIGLLAIIAIQFLISLLMNSLAISVLVSFAASIGGFVVALLSKNVVTYYPFSQMMIGIHSKELFGMSATQVITFLITVFTCIVFGLILTNVVLTKRLRR, from the coding sequence ATGTTAGAACTGATAAGAATTGAAGCAAAAAAAATGAAGCATAGTTTTTCAATGGGGATGTTATTGATTGGCGAAGTTGTCGGGTTATTATTTGGAACAATACTTTATGTTATGAATGCGGGAGTTTTTAAAGCTGAACATAGCCAATGGTTAGCTTTGTGGAGTGAAGGTACAGTGTTTTCATCACAAATTTTTATCCCACTGTTCACGGCAATTGTTGTTGCTTTAATTTGTAAGGTTGATATAGACAATAAGAACTTTGAACGAATGGCACAGTTGCCTTTAAAACCTTTGAAAATTATTATTGCTAAGTTTTGTTACCTTTCGCTGATTACGTTAGTTGCACAAATAATTTTTCTAGTATTATTCGTAGTTATTGGCGCGGTTCTACGCTTTCCCTGGATGCATAATGTATCACAATTTATCCGATGGACGTTTATGGGGTGGATTGGTTTATTGGCCATAATTGCAATACAATTTCTAATTTCATTACTGATGAATAGTCTTGCCATTTCTGTGCTGGTGAGCTTTGCCGCATCGATTGGTGGGTTTGTTGTAGCGCTATTAAGCAAAAATGTTGTCACATATTATCCGTTTTCACAAATGATGATAGGTATTCATTCGAAGGAATTATTTGGAATGAGTGCAACACAGGTAATAACATTCTTAATCACAGTGTTTACGTGTATTGTGTTTGGGTTGATTTTAACTAACGTTGTCCTTACAAAGCGATTAAGACGGTGA
- a CDS encoding DUF6037 family protein, whose protein sequence is MLFKFKMLTGIKETMDSNHLTIATLETNVEGIRYGVIFNVAAKDKQPNLLFIRPDNEEYKMVLTGNYEFPTFLGNKLTEFRDFFQISNALKNGTFKVANFFEKINSGLHMNNHEPQYNERVVYSQMNRHENPLAVYFSTFISHEANGDGEQFSQKNRQKVYDLLRDTYREIDGHNISVRFSPKDANGDSGAETRSIREKLKELDL, encoded by the coding sequence ATGTTGTTCAAGTTTAAGATGTTAACAGGAATTAAAGAAACGATGGATTCAAATCACCTAACGATTGCCACATTAGAAACCAACGTTGAAGGGATTCGATATGGAGTGATTTTTAATGTAGCTGCTAAAGATAAACAACCGAATTTGTTATTTATTCGGCCAGATAACGAAGAATATAAAATGGTATTAACAGGCAACTATGAATTCCCAACATTCTTGGGGAATAAGTTGACTGAGTTTAGAGACTTCTTTCAAATTAGTAACGCTTTGAAGAATGGAACTTTCAAAGTTGCCAATTTTTTTGAAAAAATTAATAGCGGGTTGCATATGAATAACCATGAACCGCAATACAATGAACGCGTGGTTTATTCACAAATGAATCGGCATGAAAATCCATTGGCAGTTTATTTTTCTACATTCATTTCTCATGAAGCAAATGGTGATGGAGAACAGTTTTCACAAAAAAATCGACAAAAAGTTTACGATTTGTTGCGAGATACTTACCGCGAAATTGATGGGCATAATATTTCTGTACGATTTTCGCCCAAAGATGCAAATGGTGATAGTGGTGCGGAAACACGGAGCATTCGTGAAAAATTGAAAGAATTAGATTTGTAA
- a CDS encoding MMPL family transporter, whose translation MKNGKIRWSILGLIWVVILGLVFFTMPSTKQAVSQNQTIKLPASYTTAQAQKIQSDWNSQTKNKHKIQGRQAIVVFNNGNKKLTKIQSDKIAKKVTNLNKQRKQYGIDTIVSAKTSEAAERELVATDGSTQLVQVTLQRNADVGKLNKALNISGLHVYLTGSSILNQTLAQEIRAGLQHTELIAIAIILVMLVLVFKSPIIPLTTLASVGISVAVSKWLVLKMVLAGWIPFSNFTFVLMVVVLYGIGTDYNILLYTNFKKQLETKPLAVAIKQTYRQAGRTMLLSGMAVFVGMASLAFAKFAPYQSVVGVALSILVLLTVLMTLTPAFMGLLGSKLFWPRRELKQKQTNSRVWGTLAKISINRPVATLIVVLGLFGGLALAPKQSVDYNTALEVSDHQPAKQGLMVIKKHYPAGMISPTTIYLASNQRLDTQANLQILDELTSKINHISGVQTVASVTQPYGQPVAELYIGNQLRAVSKNLSQANQGVADLQAGVDQTQTQLKQQDIARQVKAIDKLSDGSAKVAKGTKKVATSLNEANATVKKMAKYLKKHQKDLDEPQYALLSMYLETLQTKLGKDAPTMTDELVDKANALVAPINELSKGAQKVSAGNQELAAKVETLPGEQAKLQDQLDKSKTGLAGLKTGIKSLNGYLAELEKSPAGQTFYVPKTMMRNPKFQPALNNYLAPNRKTAKLLVILTVDASSPQAMKIFDQLQTITKGTLLGTPLAQTKIAMGGGTATTHDLRHISRADMQRTMLIMLIGIGIVLIFATQSLLQPVYILGLLLLIYRLTLVITNWLTSQVLGQTSLTWTTPFLVFVMLLSLGVDYSLFYLKHWHNNGWQLSGLAGGARTIGIVVEAAILILGATFAAMLPAGVMTLSQIALAIMTGLILLGILLPLVLPALLTLTYRKSKINSHEAETRIKD comes from the coding sequence ATGAAAAATGGGAAAATACGGTGGAGTATTTTAGGGTTGATTTGGGTAGTAATTTTGGGCTTAGTTTTTTTCACGATGCCTAGTACCAAGCAAGCCGTCAGCCAAAATCAGACCATTAAGTTACCGGCAAGTTACACGACAGCGCAGGCGCAGAAGATTCAGTCAGACTGGAATAGCCAAACTAAAAATAAGCATAAAATTCAGGGAAGACAGGCAATCGTTGTCTTCAATAACGGAAATAAAAAGCTTACAAAAATCCAAAGTGATAAAATAGCTAAAAAAGTTACAAACTTGAATAAACAGCGGAAACAATACGGTATTGATACGATTGTTAGTGCAAAAACATCGGAAGCTGCCGAACGTGAATTGGTCGCCACTGATGGCTCAACCCAATTGGTTCAAGTAACGCTCCAACGAAATGCGGACGTCGGTAAGTTGAATAAGGCACTTAATATTAGTGGCTTGCATGTGTATTTGACGGGATCAAGTATTCTTAATCAGACCCTAGCACAAGAGATTCGCGCCGGTTTACAGCACACAGAATTGATTGCGATTGCAATTATTTTAGTTATGTTAGTACTGGTTTTTAAGAGTCCAATTATTCCATTAACGACATTAGCCAGTGTTGGGATTAGTGTCGCGGTTTCCAAGTGGCTGGTTTTAAAAATGGTTTTGGCCGGATGGATACCATTCTCCAATTTTACATTTGTCTTAATGGTAGTCGTTTTATATGGTATCGGGACTGACTACAACATTTTGCTGTATACAAACTTTAAAAAGCAGCTGGAAACTAAGCCGTTGGCGGTAGCAATTAAGCAAACTTATCGACAAGCGGGTCGGACCATGTTATTGAGTGGCATGGCAGTATTTGTCGGGATGGCATCGCTAGCATTTGCCAAATTTGCACCATATCAATCAGTCGTCGGCGTTGCTTTGAGTATTTTGGTGCTCTTAACAGTCTTGATGACCCTGACGCCGGCGTTTATGGGGCTCTTGGGTAGCAAATTATTTTGGCCACGCCGTGAGTTAAAGCAAAAGCAGACCAATAGTCGCGTTTGGGGAACCTTAGCGAAAATTAGTATTAATCGGCCAGTCGCAACCTTGATTGTGGTCTTGGGGTTATTTGGTGGTTTGGCATTGGCGCCTAAACAAAGTGTCGACTACAATACCGCACTTGAAGTGAGTGATCACCAGCCAGCTAAGCAAGGGTTAATGGTTATTAAAAAGCATTATCCGGCTGGAATGATTAGCCCAACGACAATTTATTTGGCTAGTAATCAACGCTTGGATACGCAAGCTAATTTGCAAATATTAGATGAATTAACGAGCAAAATAAATCACATTAGTGGGGTTCAAACCGTTGCGAGCGTGACACAACCGTATGGGCAGCCTGTCGCAGAATTGTATATTGGTAATCAGTTACGAGCGGTTTCCAAAAATTTATCCCAAGCTAATCAAGGGGTCGCAGATTTACAAGCTGGGGTTGATCAGACGCAGACCCAATTGAAGCAACAAGACATTGCCCGGCAAGTAAAGGCGATTGATAAGTTATCTGACGGGAGTGCCAAGGTAGCGAAGGGTACTAAGAAAGTTGCCACGTCATTAAACGAAGCAAACGCCACAGTTAAAAAAATGGCGAAGTATTTGAAAAAGCACCAGAAGGATTTGGATGAGCCCCAATACGCATTGCTCTCGATGTATCTGGAAACCTTGCAGACGAAGCTAGGTAAAGATGCACCGACGATGACGGATGAATTAGTCGATAAGGCGAACGCATTAGTAGCCCCAATCAATGAATTGTCAAAGGGCGCCCAAAAAGTCAGTGCGGGTAATCAAGAATTGGCTGCTAAAGTGGAAACCTTGCCCGGCGAACAAGCTAAACTGCAAGATCAGTTGGATAAATCTAAAACGGGTTTAGCTGGCTTAAAGACAGGGATTAAAAGTTTAAATGGTTATTTAGCTGAACTTGAAAAATCACCAGCTGGCCAAACGTTCTATGTACCTAAAACAATGATGCGGAATCCAAAATTCCAACCAGCACTGAATAATTATTTAGCACCCAACCGAAAAACAGCCAAGTTACTAGTCATCTTGACGGTCGATGCTAGTTCACCACAAGCCATGAAAATATTTGATCAATTACAAACGATTACCAAGGGAACGTTACTCGGAACCCCGTTGGCGCAAACCAAAATTGCGATGGGTGGTGGTACCGCAACCACACATGATTTACGCCACATTTCGCGCGCTGACATGCAACGCACGATGTTAATTATGCTGATTGGTATCGGAATTGTTTTGATTTTTGCAACGCAATCATTGTTGCAACCAGTCTATATTTTGGGCTTGTTATTATTAATTTATCGGTTAACTTTAGTAATCACAAATTGGTTAACTTCCCAAGTCTTGGGGCAAACCAGTTTGACGTGGACGACACCGTTTTTGGTTTTTGTAATGTTGTTATCGCTCGGTGTTGATTACAGCTTATTTTATCTAAAACATTGGCATAATAACGGTTGGCAATTGAGCGGACTTGCGGGTGGCGCACGGACGATTGGGATTGTGGTCGAAGCAGCAATCTTGATTTTAGGCGCAACGTTTGCCGCAATGTTACCGGCTGGGGTAATGACGTTGAGTCAAATTGCGTTGGCGATTATGACTGGTTTAATATTATTGGGAATTCTCTTACCGTTAGTTTTGCCGGCACTATTAACGCTAACTTACCGGAAATCCAAAATAAACAGTCATGAAGCGGAAACACGGATTAAGGACTAA
- the lepB gene encoding signal peptidase I: protein MKIIKGILSWVLPVLIGLAIAMLIRHFLFTLVRVDGTSMTPNLQNNERVWVVKPASIHRGSVIVFNADGEDPAVTGTKDYVKRVIGMPGDTVSNKDGVLLVNGKQVDENFISKSEATAGTANWDNLEMLGIKQRWQDTPSVKVPKDQYFVLGDHRSVSNDSRYWGFVQKKKILGVVKVPFWLKNPAKDNINKQWENFYSTEKK from the coding sequence ATGAAAATTATTAAAGGAATCTTGAGTTGGGTATTACCAGTGTTGATTGGTTTGGCAATTGCGATGTTGATTCGCCATTTCTTATTCACATTGGTACGAGTTGACGGAACGTCAATGACCCCTAACTTGCAAAATAATGAACGAGTCTGGGTTGTGAAGCCTGCAAGTATTCACCGCGGAAGCGTCATCGTGTTCAACGCCGATGGTGAAGATCCAGCAGTGACTGGTACGAAAGATTACGTTAAGCGTGTAATCGGGATGCCAGGCGATACAGTATCAAACAAAGACGGGGTCTTATTGGTTAACGGTAAGCAAGTCGATGAAAACTTTATCAGTAAGTCAGAAGCCACTGCTGGGACTGCTAACTGGGATAACTTAGAAATGCTTGGTATTAAGCAACGTTGGCAAGATACGCCAAGTGTCAAAGTACCAAAGGATCAATATTTCGTCCTTGGTGATCACCGGAGCGTTTCAAACGATAGTCGCTACTGGGGCTTTGTTCAAAAGAAGAAAATTCTTGGTGTGGTCAAAGTACCATTTTGGCTTAAGAATCCCGCTAAAGATAACATCAATAAGCAGTGGGAAAACTTCTACAGCACTGAAAAAAAATAA
- a CDS encoding prenyltransferase: MKKPTIKVGKSMYTKWLTWKNFAAVAEISHAPLNIFWFIFGLAFAQFNFHQISIRNTIVGLILMLIFDGATNVFNNVMDYQKARDTEGYQKHTSTIGKLHLPVKGVMRLAIMMYLITFVLGIVLMDISHWPVIFFGLIGYFVAIQYSIGLRLNGTPFGEIATGMSIGFVIPATVVYINTHINGQILVNFSQPHVLLSILLATVPLWSVMLIGSFGNNTADLREDIANGRKTLVFYLGKPVAVRLIQFLLIVGPLTTIPLVLEDKAPWLTLITILLLPVIWKLSAPFWREQIKQTTFKGLFKAISLPLMVYPVTYFIGMLISHK, from the coding sequence ATGAAAAAACCAACTATCAAGGTAGGTAAGAGCATGTATACAAAATGGTTAACTTGGAAAAATTTTGCGGCAGTGGCGGAAATCTCCCACGCCCCACTCAATATATTTTGGTTTATTTTCGGTTTGGCATTTGCCCAATTTAACTTCCATCAAATTAGCATTCGCAACACGATTGTTGGCTTAATCCTGATGTTGATTTTTGATGGGGCAACCAATGTGTTCAACAACGTCATGGACTATCAAAAAGCCCGCGATACTGAGGGGTATCAAAAGCATACCAGCACCATTGGCAAACTACATTTACCAGTCAAGGGTGTCATGCGCTTAGCAATTATGATGTACCTGATCACTTTTGTCTTAGGTATCGTTCTCATGGACATCTCGCACTGGCCCGTAATCTTCTTTGGTCTCATCGGATATTTCGTGGCGATTCAATACTCAATCGGTTTACGCTTAAACGGCACGCCCTTTGGTGAAATTGCGACTGGTATGTCGATTGGGTTCGTTATTCCAGCCACGGTCGTCTATATTAACACCCACATCAACGGCCAAATTCTCGTGAACTTCAGCCAGCCACACGTTTTACTTTCAATCTTGTTAGCCACAGTTCCATTATGGTCAGTAATGCTTATTGGTTCATTTGGGAATAATACCGCCGACCTTCGTGAAGATATTGCCAACGGCCGCAAAACGCTCGTGTTCTATCTTGGTAAGCCTGTGGCCGTGCGCTTAATCCAGTTCTTACTAATCGTTGGACCATTAACAACGATTCCACTCGTCTTGGAAGATAAAGCGCCTTGGTTAACCCTCATTACCATTCTACTTTTACCAGTAATTTGGAAATTGAGCGCCCCCTTCTGGCGTGAACAAATTAAACAAACCACGTTTAAAGGTTTATTCAAAGCCATTTCATTACCACTGATGGTTTATCCAGTGACTTACTTCATTGGTATGTTGATTAGTCATAAGTAG
- a CDS encoding potassium channel family protein, whose amino-acid sequence MKQTFAIIGLGRFGGSLLKKLSDANQEVLGVDSNEQVVQDYMDIATHTAIADGQDEDALRDLDIASFDHVIVSIGHNIQANILTTILVKDLGAKHVVAKAETDVHAKVLERIGADLIVHPEAEMGRRVAHQLMTPNILNFIDLSDDYSLAEVRINNPKFAGVTLSEIDLRNKFGLNVIAVRHGNNDVVVTPGPDEKIALNDILSVIGRNKQIDAFDEKTNYQGR is encoded by the coding sequence ATGAAACAAACTTTTGCAATTATCGGCCTAGGTCGCTTCGGTGGTAGTCTCTTAAAAAAATTAAGCGATGCCAATCAAGAGGTTTTAGGTGTTGATTCCAACGAACAAGTTGTTCAAGATTATATGGACATTGCCACCCACACCGCCATTGCTGATGGGCAGGATGAAGATGCCTTACGTGACTTAGATATTGCCAGTTTTGACCATGTCATTGTCTCAATCGGGCACAATATCCAAGCTAATATTTTAACCACGATTCTAGTTAAAGATCTAGGCGCCAAGCACGTCGTCGCCAAGGCGGAAACTGATGTCCACGCTAAAGTTCTCGAACGTATCGGTGCAGACTTAATCGTGCACCCCGAAGCTGAAATGGGTCGCCGAGTTGCGCACCAACTGATGACGCCTAACATCTTAAATTTCATCGACTTAAGCGACGATTACAGTTTAGCCGAAGTCCGGATTAACAACCCCAAATTTGCCGGGGTAACTTTAAGCGAAATTGATTTACGGAATAAATTTGGGCTAAATGTGATTGCCGTGCGCCATGGTAACAATGACGTGGTAGTTACGCCTGGGCCAGACGAAAAAATTGCGTTAAACGATATTTTATCGGTCATTGGTCGCAACAAGCAAATTGATGCGTTCGATGAAAAAACCAACTATCAAGGTAGGTAA